The following DNA comes from Papaver somniferum cultivar HN1 chromosome 4, ASM357369v1, whole genome shotgun sequence.
tatatatagacagatTGATAGATagagatttgttgttgttttgattaattttattgattaattgattTGCAAAACTAAAACATATTTTTCATGAAGGGACAAACCAGGGGTTTGGTTGGACTTTTTTCATGCCTCTGGTTTAACTGAAACACATTTTGTTGCTTAGAGAAGAAAGTTGAGCGTGAATTAGGTTTCACAAAGATAAAATGTTTATATGTAAAATTCATACTTCCTATATCATCCTTAATATCTCTATTAAATTCCCTTACTACCCTACGGTGCAGGTGAATCCGTGGTTTTCAAAAACCAACCACAACCAAACCGCTAAAAGCGCGGATTTGAGGATCTATCCCGTGTCTTTCCCATAGATCTTGCAGATTgggtttcacccgcaattttgcggacgaaTACGGGTGAAATCGCGATTTCGGTTTTTATGCACACCCCTAATTAGTATGGGGTGCTGTAaacaaaaggaaagaagaaaactTCCCGACACCCAAGTCAGAAAGAGTTTATGCATGTAAAGTTGGAGTTGAGAATGTCTATCTATTTTGTGGAATAGAGCCTCTAATAATAAGTTAATAATCTGAAGGATTTGTAGACTCAGTTAAGATTTATAGTTACCTTAATAatctcaaggatttaatcttTTCTAGTGAAGATGTAACTGAGATTTGTAGTTATTTAAATAACCATTAGGATTTGACCTTATCTTAATTCAGTTGTTGAGATTtatatttatgaaaaaaaaactaTAATTGATAAGATTTGTGTTatcttagtttgtttttttttttttttttttttttttttttttttttttttttgaagtatgcATATTATATATAAGTTAAATTATTATTACACGAGGGAATTTGATACCCACTGAGTCACTTATGCAGGGTGGGATTTCCTGGTCCCATATTGTAATCGAGTAATTTTCTGCTTGGCTTTCTCCCGCCGCGTAGTTTGCTAGACCGTCTGCCGCTTGGTTTACTTCCCGATAGGTGTATTGGATATCGCATAATCGGATTTGGcgcattttttgttttatttctgcaatcatttctaAAATAAACCAAGAAGTTTCAGTTGGGGTCTTTATAAATCGCGTGAGATTCTCTGAGTTCATTTCGAACAACATTTTATTCCATTGAATTTTTGTCGCCTTTATGGTTGCTAGCACAGTCGCCCAAGTCTCGGAGGTGATGTCATTCATAATTCCTTTTGTGCAATAATCATCACAGTATTTGCATTTGAATCCCTAGAAATGACCCTGTTCCTGCCATTCCTGGGTGTCCCCCGGCAgctccatcaatatttattttaatGCAATCTGGTTTTGGTCTGGTCCATCCTACGGAGATTGTTATTGTTGTTCCGAAGTTGCTTGTTATAATCCTGGATGGTGGTTCCCCAGGAGAATTTGTGGGGTGATCCATTCAAATTCTTGTTGTTGTCATAAAGCTCGCGCTAGAATGTCTTCAGACGGTGAATCGGTTTGTCTGATACGAGTTTGTTTTGTATAATCCTAGTTGTTTTAGCTTTATCCAATGATATAATATCTTTCTTGGAGATGAAACTAGTCGAATAGGTCATATTATGAGTATCTGTACGACCAATTGCAGATGCCCTCTCATCCATGCATACCGTTTTTTAAGGGTATAAACAACGGAAATGCTATTCACCTCCCTATTCTCCACCTCTCTACTCTGCTCCCTCCAATCTACACCACACATCTAGGATTTAAATGACATTCAAGTACATATAGAATTCACCATTTTCCAGATATGGGATTTAGATTGGATGGAGCAGAGTAGTGAAGTGAATTGCACCACCGTATaaacaaatgaagaagaaaaagataattAACCACAAATATCAGACAAAGATACCTTTAAGAATAACCTTTCTTTATAATAATTTACTTCgattttgaaaggaaaaaaaatggatAACTGAACCCGGTTTTCGTAGAAATAAATCAAATATGTAAAACTTTTGGATGTAGACCTTTTAATATCGAATTCATATACATTTTGAATGTTGTTAATATAATGGAAGAAACTGGTAAACACTGTGGTGAAATTATATCGGGGAAACACAATAGTAAACATTTGGTACATAATAATCTTTGagatattatttttcattttgtcTTACCAGTGTATAGTACAACAATGCGGATGAAAGATAGGCGATTGATTCTCATGAATAATGCAGATGAAAGTTAGGGGATTGAATTCCCCATTTTTCCGACCTCCTCTACGGATAGGGCCAAAACTGGTCTATATTACTGTGGATGATGTTGGATCAACACTCGGCTAGTCCAGCGGGCTGAATTGGTCCCAGATGTGCTGtataaaataagaagaagaaaaaaagaccacTCCAAATAGTCTTCTACCTGGTAATTTCGTGGATTCCATTGGAAATCAACTGCAAGGTTTATTTACCCAGTACAGTCGCTTGTATTGGTCAAAGCTGGTAATTATTACTACCTTCATATTTATTTCCGGAGATGCTACACCTACCGCGCCTGTGTCCTGCAAGACATCCCGTTATGGGATCGGACGGTTCCTGGTCACCTTCTCTGCATTTGGATTTTAAATGGGGCCATGTATTGATTTGCGGGATTTTCAGTCGGGAGAGAGGCGCAGTAGGGCAATCATTTCCGATTTATTTCAAGGCTAAACAATTACAATAGAAAATTGAATTATGAACTCTCACATATATTAGGAAAAAAATTAGCATCAAAAGCTCAACTTGAACTCACTTGCAATCTGTTCAAGAGATGTGTAAGTACCTATAATTACAACTGAAATACCCATCAAAATAATCCCAATGATAATCACTAGTTCGTATCCCCAGCTTCGATATGTTCCCATAATCTTCAAGTAACACAAACAAGGAATAATAATTGAAGCAGTTGCACTTAGAAACGCTCCAACAAGAGACATTAGATACCCGAAAAATGGAATAACTAAAGCCATGATAACAGAGCTAACTAGAAATAAGGTTCTGATTAGAAGCCTAATACTCTTGTTGTTGTGGTTAATCCCAGAAGAGCTTTCAATGGCATTTACAATTGGCGTTGccattaatgcatattttgcgatGGGGGTAACCAAAGTTGTGTAGATTGCTATCTTTGAACTGACTTTGTCAATTGGTAGGTTCAGTGTGACCTGAGATTTTATATTTTCACCGAACATTAGATAACCCAAAACAGCCATTGTACCGTAGCTAATCGTACATAGAACAAAGCAAAGTAGCAAAACCTGCAACAATATAAACCAGGTAAATGTTAGCAATCAAAGACAAATTAATTTCTTCCCCGGCTACCGTAAATAGTCTTATCTACATGTTGCACGACTCGTACCTTTGAGAATTGTCTTTTATCTTTCATTGACGTATATAATGTTGGGAAAACGGGATGAGCACAGTAGCAGAAGGTATATAAACTAACACCAGTTGGGATTCCATTCAACTTAAAAAACTTTCCCTTTGCATGAAATCCAGTATCTTCAGCACCAACCCAAAAGACAGAAACAATGATGAGGACAGAAGCTAAAACCCCGGTTGCAGATACGTAAGAAATTTTGCTCAGGTCAGTCAACCACATTGATGGGAGAATTATAAGGCCAACGAGCATAACGAATCCCTGTTGGCCGTATATTCTAACACCAGCTAATGTGAAACTCATGTCTGGAAACAGGTTGCTTAAGTTATCACCTTCTAGTATCAAAAATCCTGTTGCAACCACATAGAGTTCCAAGTACATGAAACTAGATACCATCATtcttcccttcttcccaaaagCATACTCGCCAATATCCGGATACGTTCTTATCTTTGAGCTTACATCAATACATCTTCGCATTAGTAACCCTGTGTAGAATGTTGCAGCCGCAACGATGAAAAGAAGTATCAAAGTTAACCATCCTCCTGATGCTAGCGCATATGGTACTGACAGTATCCCTACTCCTGAAAGCAATGTATTACGTATAGAATAATACTGTTAACTTCTTGAGCATTTGAGTTTAAGCAAATTGAATCAGGTACATCCAAACATTTAAGATTTTGCGACAGAATCAAAATATTTACAGTTGGTAACTGCTGATAAGTACCCTAAG
Coding sequences within:
- the LOC113273999 gene encoding amino acid transporter AVT1I-like, which codes for MEEYRDALMNKNSAVVSSSLTTPLVDSNHRSHEEHIIPVSTKQTDEESVLDDNYKETLGTSTFFKTCFNGINALSGVGILSVPYALASGGWLTLILLFIVAAATFYTGLLMRRCIDVSSKIRTYPDIGEYAFGKKGRMMVSSFMYLELYVVATGFLILEGDNLSNLFPDMSFTLAGVRIYGQQGFVMLVGLIILPSMWLTDLSKISYVSATGVLASVLIIVSVFWVGAEDTGFHAKGKFFKLNGIPTGVSLYTFCYCAHPVFPTLYTSMKDKRQFSKVLLLCFVLCTISYGTMAVLGYLMFGENIKSQVTLNLPIDKVSSKIAIYTTLVTPIAKYALMATPIVNAIESSSGINHNNKSIRLLIRTLFLVSSVIMALVIPFFGYLMSLVGAFLSATASIIIPCLCYLKIMGTYRSWGYELVIIIGIILMGISVVIIGTYTSLEQIASEFKLSF